One Sodalinema gerasimenkoae IPPAS B-353 DNA segment encodes these proteins:
- a CDS encoding LemA family protein, with protein MPKKSRAAGPNIWGIGAYNGLASRAQEVEGRWAQVENQLQRRADLIPNLVTVARSQAAAEQDLIERLERSRQAYLQAGGIGEKQAAIAEVEAAIGQFQDYVASNPELQTSQAFQNLSYEIAGTENRIAVERMRYNDAVQTYNRSLNQFPQSLIATLSGFDDKPYFQAQTHEVPQIEPLN; from the coding sequence GTGCCCAAGAAGTCGAGGGCCGCTGGGCCCAATATCTGGGGCATTGGTGCCTATAACGGACTCGCCAGTCGTGCCCAAGAAGTCGAGGGCCGCTGGGCCCAAGTCGAAAACCAACTGCAACGGCGAGCGGATCTCATCCCTAACCTCGTCACAGTTGCGCGAAGCCAAGCCGCCGCCGAACAGGACTTAATCGAGCGATTAGAGCGATCGCGCCAAGCCTATCTCCAAGCCGGAGGAATTGGCGAAAAACAGGCGGCGATCGCCGAAGTCGAAGCCGCCATTGGCCAGTTCCAGGACTACGTTGCTAGCAATCCCGAATTGCAAACCTCCCAAGCCTTCCAAAACCTCAGTTACGAAATTGCCGGAACTGAAAACCGCATTGCTGTCGAGCGAATGCGCTACAACGACGCGGTACAAACCTACAATCGCAGCTTAAATCAGTTTCCCCAATCCCTGATTGCCACACTCAGTGGTTTTGACGACAAACCCTATTTTCAGGCACAAACCCATGAGGTTCCCCAAATCGAACCCCTAAATTAA
- a CDS encoding TPM domain-containing protein, producing the protein MAASVVAAVALAEEPVAEEVLAAILSPEKINQFEVKAMWTLLMVAPRLTLGRFALEAVQGVWQGIKRQRRGHSRQRVRRLIWGLLLSVAMIGFPLVSQALTVQEVPHPRQEYGGWVTDRAGVLSEETEQRLNQMITGLEAQNGTEIAVVTVPNTSSEATPKNFATRLFNHWGVGKADVDNGVLWLHSVGDRRIEIETGYGVEGVLPDAQVGRIIDEVIIPRFKEDDFDAGTLAGVEALVMVLSREEFSLPGDSLQIDGWMLFDFGLGTLICWTA; encoded by the coding sequence GTGGCGGCTTCGGTAGTGGCGGCGGTAGCTTTGGCGGAGGAGCCAGTGGCGGAGGAGGTGCTGGCGGCAATTCTTAGCCCTGAGAAGATAAACCAGTTTGAGGTGAAGGCCATGTGGACATTATTGATGGTTGCTCCAAGGTTGACTTTAGGAAGATTTGCTCTAGAAGCAGTACAAGGTGTCTGGCAAGGGATTAAGCGACAGCGGCGAGGTCACTCTCGGCAACGGGTGAGGAGGCTAATCTGGGGCCTACTTCTCTCGGTGGCGATGATCGGCTTTCCTTTAGTGAGTCAGGCCCTAACAGTGCAAGAGGTTCCTCATCCTCGACAGGAGTATGGCGGTTGGGTGACTGATAGGGCAGGGGTTCTCAGTGAGGAGACGGAACAGAGACTCAATCAGATGATTACGGGATTAGAAGCCCAGAATGGAACCGAAATCGCGGTGGTGACAGTTCCAAATACGTCATCTGAGGCAACTCCCAAAAATTTTGCGACGCGACTGTTTAATCATTGGGGAGTGGGAAAGGCGGATGTGGATAATGGGGTGCTATGGCTGCATTCCGTGGGCGATCGCCGCATTGAAATTGAAACCGGTTATGGGGTAGAGGGGGTACTCCCAGATGCTCAGGTGGGACGAATTATTGATGAGGTGATAATTCCCCGGTTTAAAGAAGATGATTTTGATGCGGGAACGCTGGCAGGAGTTGAGGCGTTGGTGATGGTGTTGTCGAGGGAGGAGTTCTCTTTACCCGGTGATTCGCTACAGATAGATGGCTGGATGTTGTTTGATTTTGGTCTAGGGACACTCATCTGTTGGACTGCTTAA
- a CDS encoding TPM domain-containing protein → MLWPTASQGLTVQEVPNPREQYGGWVMDGAGVLSEETEQRLNQMIAGLEAQNGTEIAVVTVRNTSSEATPKDFATALFNHWGIGKAEADNGVLWLHSVDDRRVEIETGYGVEGALPDARVGRIIDEVIIPKFRDEEFDAGTLAGVEALVTILSEEEFQFPGDTSNSVSDGFLDIDGFGFGIATVVFWGASALGYGSIRQRLKQPIELDPKGRSRVMGKSDASLYGGVLFGATLCGFMLSLGVLIPLLILDSSRTLAFIAIALLLVVTGVTAIVKIGQFIIRSWGASFEEEGSDRYMGLLAIPLKLLFGGFVFLIGSTIFMVIAGILLVEFWGDDLGLVLLGSLVAALGMGWVTYTLTRPWVQAKLKRVCQTCQTQLVPVSESKVTAQLNHHQNVAQDLGSTKFTGLRCPNCCPEKSEFHLRSYILKRGEFTECPNCEEFTVTHQTKTVVQPTYRSTGLRETTYQCQACDYSKQKQTIIPRRTRSTSAGVSGGSSGGGGGGSFGGGSSGGGGGGGSY, encoded by the coding sequence GTGCTGTGGCCCACGGCGAGTCAAGGCTTAACGGTGCAGGAGGTTCCCAATCCCCGAGAACAGTATGGCGGTTGGGTGATGGATGGGGCAGGTGTTCTCAGTGAGGAGACGGAACAGAGGCTTAATCAGATGATTGCGGGGTTAGAAGCCCAAAACGGAACCGAAATCGCGGTGGTGACGGTTCGCAATACGTCATCTGAGGCCACTCCCAAAGACTTTGCCACTGCCTTATTTAACCATTGGGGGATTGGCAAAGCTGAGGCAGATAATGGGGTGCTATGGCTGCATTCCGTGGACGATCGCCGTGTCGAAATTGAAACCGGCTATGGGGTTGAAGGAGCCTTGCCGGATGCTCGGGTGGGCCGGATTATCGATGAGGTGATCATCCCTAAGTTTAGAGACGAGGAGTTTGATGCAGGAACCCTAGCGGGAGTTGAGGCGTTAGTAACAATACTGTCTGAGGAGGAGTTCCAATTTCCTGGAGATACGTCTAATTCTGTCTCTGATGGTTTTTTGGATATAGATGGGTTTGGCTTTGGTATCGCGACTGTCGTCTTTTGGGGAGCCTCGGCGTTAGGCTATGGGAGTATTCGTCAGCGGTTGAAGCAACCCATTGAACTCGACCCCAAGGGGCGATCGCGGGTGATGGGGAAAAGCGATGCAAGCCTTTATGGAGGAGTCTTGTTTGGGGCAACCCTCTGTGGCTTTATGCTCTCTTTGGGGGTGTTAATTCCCCTGCTGATTTTAGATTCTTCCCGGACCTTGGCTTTCATTGCGATCGCCCTCTTATTGGTGGTGACTGGGGTGACAGCCATTGTCAAAATTGGGCAATTTATCATTCGTTCTTGGGGGGCGAGTTTTGAGGAAGAGGGGAGCGATCGCTATATGGGATTGCTTGCGATCCCTCTCAAGCTGTTGTTTGGTGGATTTGTTTTCTTGATAGGCAGCACCATCTTTATGGTCATCGCTGGAATCTTGTTGGTGGAGTTTTGGGGAGATGACCTCGGACTGGTTTTACTGGGTTCCCTCGTCGCGGCCTTGGGGATGGGTTGGGTCACTTATACTTTGACTCGACCTTGGGTTCAAGCAAAACTAAAACGGGTTTGTCAAACCTGTCAAACGCAGTTAGTTCCCGTTTCCGAGTCGAAGGTGACGGCACAACTCAATCATCACCAGAACGTCGCGCAAGACCTTGGGAGTACTAAATTTACTGGCTTACGTTGTCCTAACTGTTGCCCAGAAAAGTCCGAATTTCATCTACGCAGCTATATTCTCAAGCGGGGGGAATTCACTGAATGTCCAAATTGTGAAGAGTTTACGGTTACTCATCAGACAAAAACTGTCGTTCAACCCACTTATCGGTCCACGGGGCTACGTGAAACGACGTATCAATGTCAGGCCTGCGATTATTCTAAACAAAAACAAACGATTATTCCCCGACGCACTCGTTCAACATCGGCCGGTGTTTCCGGTGGAAGTAGTGGTGGCGGTGGTGGTGGCAGTTTTGGCGGTGGAAGTAGCGGTGGTGGTGGCGGTGGTGGTAGCTATTAG
- a CDS encoding M48 family metalloprotease has translation MSPPTPPPIPPYPPRSPKQLLQLGLAQMQRGESDAAIASLQQSARLSRHGAEQFKAQRALVSLYRKTGQDETAIALCQDLRQHSHPKIKAWASQKLEQLTPNPISPEPPPPEALGFIPLEDSPESQTHNQREIYRPPAANDPPDDAANPEPPESSEPELAFQLIQDSPSSPPADSDPLPATHEPPHPPEGTAIEDWRNSPLQRPQGRRSLKQPPLGRLRGLEVLTAIMLFISISLPLHWLMTGINEVLIEIRALRPIQAFFSNYNGHIWLTLFLLTVLSPWLLDLVLRLNWGSQPFSLSQLGKLSPEAKQAVRQLCRKQKIAIPELRLIPNDAPIIFTYGTLPRYARLVVSRGFLNRLGDEEIAALVIRELAQIGHGNILALSGGMAVLQLPYTLYLQSSRLGDWLSDRASNSAHKALAILYQAGFWLSAAIASLSYGLFKLWRYPMLALSRLRHNYGDRLALDLSGHPNGLTRGLLSLALAIGEHRAHHPESGSLYESWEPLTPLGDRPTQVSGQRLQQDAPETVLAWQLKSPYAPWLNFNQTHPLLGQRLYRFHRCAEFWQVSPLLNWADATPVKPHLRTPGLFRLQGAPFFATAIGIGLALGPAFIGWIDRLFKLRYVGWLYTDRWWLLLGLTMGGFAVGTVLRFNAFFPELKPKLFHDSPNWHKWLSNPQALPIDSLPVKLSGRLRGRKGTANWLGQDLVLELDDWQIPLHVCSRFGPLGDFLPQLLRPLEACEQEVVVTGWFRRGVSPWIDVDQLQCSQGETPPNGHPVWSIIVVLLCAVWGSYFLVRGGF, from the coding sequence ATGTCTCCTCCGACTCCCCCTCCCATTCCTCCTTATCCCCCCCGTTCACCGAAACAACTTTTACAGTTAGGACTAGCCCAAATGCAACGGGGCGAGTCTGATGCGGCGATCGCCTCCTTGCAACAGTCCGCTCGCCTGAGTCGTCATGGGGCAGAGCAGTTCAAAGCCCAGCGAGCCTTAGTCTCGTTATACCGTAAAACCGGCCAGGACGAGACGGCGATCGCCCTCTGTCAAGACCTTCGCCAACATTCCCATCCCAAAATCAAAGCCTGGGCCAGTCAGAAACTAGAGCAACTCACCCCCAACCCCATCTCTCCCGAACCACCTCCCCCGGAAGCTCTGGGATTTATTCCCCTAGAAGATAGCCCCGAGAGCCAAACCCACAACCAACGGGAAATCTACCGTCCTCCCGCCGCCAACGACCCCCCAGACGACGCCGCCAATCCTGAGCCGCCTGAGTCCAGTGAACCCGAATTAGCCTTTCAGCTCATTCAAGACTCCCCATCCTCGCCCCCAGCTGACTCAGACCCTCTCCCGGCAACCCACGAGCCTCCCCATCCCCCCGAGGGAACGGCCATCGAAGATTGGCGAAACTCTCCCCTTCAACGTCCCCAAGGTCGGCGATCGCTCAAACAGCCCCCCTTAGGACGACTGCGAGGGCTAGAGGTATTGACCGCCATAATGCTTTTTATAAGCATCTCTCTGCCCCTCCATTGGCTGATGACGGGGATAAATGAAGTTTTAATCGAAATTCGAGCACTTCGTCCCATACAGGCATTTTTCAGCAACTACAACGGTCATATTTGGCTGACCCTGTTCCTATTAACCGTCCTATCCCCCTGGTTGTTGGATCTCGTCTTACGGCTGAATTGGGGCAGTCAGCCCTTTTCCCTGAGTCAATTAGGGAAACTTAGCCCGGAAGCAAAACAGGCCGTGCGTCAACTCTGCCGCAAACAAAAAATTGCTATCCCTGAATTACGCCTGATTCCTAATGATGCGCCGATTATCTTTACCTATGGAACCCTGCCCCGTTATGCCCGGCTGGTGGTGAGTCGTGGCTTCCTCAATCGTCTCGGGGATGAGGAAATTGCAGCTTTGGTAATTCGGGAGTTGGCCCAGATTGGCCATGGGAATATTTTGGCCCTATCGGGAGGGATGGCAGTGTTACAACTGCCCTATACCCTCTATCTCCAGAGTAGTCGTTTGGGGGATTGGCTGAGCGATCGCGCCTCGAACTCCGCCCACAAAGCCCTGGCGATTCTCTATCAAGCTGGGTTTTGGCTTAGCGCCGCCATCGCCAGCCTCAGTTATGGCCTGTTCAAACTCTGGCGCTATCCGATGTTAGCCCTCTCCCGCCTGCGTCACAACTACGGTGATCGCCTCGCCCTAGACCTGAGCGGCCATCCCAACGGCCTCACCCGAGGCTTACTCTCCCTCGCCCTGGCCATTGGCGAACATCGGGCCCATCATCCCGAGTCTGGCAGCCTCTACGAAAGCTGGGAACCCCTGACTCCCCTGGGCGATCGCCCGACTCAAGTTTCGGGGCAACGTTTACAACAGGATGCCCCAGAAACGGTGTTGGCCTGGCAATTGAAAAGTCCCTACGCCCCCTGGCTGAATTTTAACCAAACCCATCCCCTCTTAGGGCAACGCTTATATCGGTTCCACCGCTGTGCCGAATTTTGGCAAGTGTCCCCGCTCCTCAACTGGGCCGATGCCACCCCAGTCAAACCTCATCTTCGCACCCCCGGTTTATTCCGCCTGCAAGGAGCGCCCTTTTTCGCCACGGCGATCGGCATTGGCTTAGCCCTGGGCCCCGCCTTCATTGGCTGGATCGATCGCCTGTTTAAACTTCGCTATGTCGGTTGGCTTTATACCGATCGCTGGTGGCTCCTCTTGGGGCTAACCATGGGGGGATTCGCCGTAGGGACTGTCCTGAGATTTAATGCCTTTTTCCCCGAACTCAAACCCAAACTCTTCCATGACTCTCCCAACTGGCACAAATGGCTCAGCAATCCCCAAGCCTTGCCCATTGACAGTCTCCCGGTGAAACTCTCAGGACGATTACGGGGACGTAAGGGAACCGCCAACTGGCTCGGCCAGGATCTAGTGTTAGAACTCGATGATTGGCAAATTCCTCTCCATGTTTGTAGTCGTTTCGGTCCTCTCGGCGACTTCTTACCGCAACTGCTAAGGCCTCTGGAGGCCTGCGAGCAAGAGGTGGTGGTGACGGGTTGGTTCCGTCGTGGGGTTAGCCCTTGGATTGATGTGGATCAGTTGCAGTGTTCTCAGGGAGAAACCCCACCCAATGGACATCCTGTTTGGTCAATTATTGTGGTCTTGTTATGTGCAGTTTGGGGGTCTTATTTCCTGGTTCGAGGTGGGTTTTAA
- the hemC gene encoding hydroxymethylbilane synthase: MTSTVSAADRTIRIASRKSQLALVQTHWVRDRLQESHPGHQFDIHTMSTQGDNILDVALAKIGDKGLFTKELEVRMLSGDADFAVHSLKDLPTNLPDGLILGCITEREDPADALVVHEKHQDKQLATLPEGSVIGTSSLRRLAQLRHHYPHLTFKDIRGNLNTRLAKLDEGQYDAIILAVAGLERLGMGDRVHQVIPSDVSLHAVGQGALGIECREGDPEILELLQAIAHTPTSQRCLAERAFLRSLEGGCQVPIGVNTSIEGDQLTLTGMVARLDGQKLIKDSLQGPASDAERLGEQLANELRNQGATEILEEIFQEIQRGS; this comes from the coding sequence ATGACTTCTACCGTTTCCGCCGCCGATCGCACCATTCGCATCGCCTCCCGTAAAAGCCAACTCGCCCTCGTGCAAACCCATTGGGTGCGCGATCGCCTCCAAGAATCCCACCCGGGTCATCAATTTGACATTCACACCATGAGTACCCAAGGGGACAACATCCTCGATGTGGCCCTGGCGAAAATTGGCGATAAAGGGCTATTCACCAAGGAACTGGAAGTGCGAATGCTCAGCGGCGACGCGGACTTTGCGGTGCATTCCCTCAAAGACTTACCCACCAACCTTCCCGACGGGCTAATTCTCGGCTGCATCACGGAACGGGAAGATCCCGCCGATGCGTTGGTGGTGCATGAAAAACATCAAGACAAACAACTGGCCACTCTCCCCGAAGGCTCAGTCATTGGGACTTCCTCCCTCCGTCGTCTGGCTCAACTGAGACATCATTACCCCCACCTCACCTTCAAAGATATTCGCGGTAACCTCAACACCCGCCTGGCTAAATTGGATGAAGGTCAATATGATGCCATTATCCTCGCCGTGGCTGGCCTGGAACGGTTGGGAATGGGCGATCGCGTCCATCAAGTCATCCCCAGCGATGTTTCCCTCCACGCCGTCGGCCAAGGGGCATTAGGAATTGAATGTCGCGAAGGTGATCCGGAAATCCTGGAACTCCTGCAAGCCATCGCCCACACCCCCACCAGCCAACGCTGCTTAGCTGAACGGGCCTTCTTACGCAGTTTAGAAGGGGGGTGTCAGGTTCCCATCGGCGTCAATACCAGTATTGAGGGAGACCAACTCACCTTAACGGGAATGGTGGCTCGTCTCGATGGCCAAAAACTCATCAAAGATAGCCTTCAAGGCCCCGCCAGCGACGCGGAACGGCTCGGAGAACAACTCGCCAACGAACTTCGTAACCAAGGGGCTACGGAAATTTTAGAAGAGATTTTCCAGGAAATTCAGCGGGGATCTTAG
- a CDS encoding ABC transporter ATP-binding protein — MATVRLNQITRRFDATNAIEDISFTVPDGEFWVLVGASGCGKSTILRTIAGLEQATSGDLYIGDRRANDIPARERDVAMVFQNYALYPHMTVAENLSFGLRMRGADKKTICDRITHVANILDIAHLLQRKPKQLSGGQQQRVALGRAIARQPQVFLLDEPLSNLDAQLRDEMRSQLKALHQQLGITTIYVTHDQTEAMTLSDRLVVLHDGQIQQIGTPLDVYNKPNNQTIASFLGSPPMNLLRASYGGSGFKIGGQELPASPQLLRSLAALSPQTSPPTVNLGIRPEDIQLSSEAPGSLRVRVSITEPLGRETLIRGVLDGQESANLDDSLNFFVPASIQPQPGERLWVTFPPENLLYFNPITEDLIKQAVGSRQ; from the coding sequence ATGGCAACGGTTCGACTCAATCAGATTACACGACGCTTTGATGCCACGAATGCGATTGAAGATATTAGTTTTACGGTTCCCGATGGTGAGTTTTGGGTGTTAGTGGGAGCGTCCGGTTGTGGAAAATCGACGATTCTCAGAACCATTGCGGGATTGGAACAGGCGACATCGGGGGATCTGTATATTGGCGATCGCCGGGCCAATGATATCCCAGCTCGGGAGCGGGATGTGGCCATGGTGTTTCAGAATTACGCCCTCTATCCCCACATGACGGTGGCCGAGAATTTGTCCTTTGGCCTACGGATGCGGGGGGCGGACAAGAAAACCATTTGCGATCGCATTACCCATGTCGCCAATATCCTTGATATTGCTCATCTGTTGCAGCGTAAACCGAAACAGCTTTCGGGGGGACAGCAGCAACGGGTGGCCCTGGGCCGGGCGATCGCTCGTCAACCGCAAGTGTTTCTGTTAGATGAACCCCTGAGTAATTTGGATGCCCAATTACGGGATGAGATGCGATCGCAGTTGAAGGCGTTACATCAACAGTTAGGAATTACCACCATCTATGTGACTCACGATCAGACCGAGGCCATGACCTTGAGCGATCGCCTCGTGGTCTTACATGACGGACAAATTCAACAAATTGGCACCCCTTTAGATGTGTACAATAAGCCCAACAATCAAACCATTGCCAGCTTTTTAGGGAGTCCACCCATGAACCTGTTACGGGCCAGCTATGGCGGATCAGGTTTTAAGATTGGCGGCCAGGAATTACCCGCCTCTCCCCAACTGCTGCGATCGCTCGCAGCCCTCAGCCCCCAAACCTCCCCACCGACGGTCAATCTTGGGATTCGTCCTGAAGACATCCAGCTTTCCTCAGAAGCCCCCGGAAGCCTTCGGGTACGAGTCAGCATCACCGAACCCCTCGGACGAGAGACCTTAATTCGGGGAGTCCTCGACGGCCAGGAGTCTGCCAATCTCGACGATTCCCTAAACTTCTTTGTCCCCGCCAGCATTCAACCCCAACCCGGCGAGAGATTGTGGGTTACGTTTCCCCCCGAGAATCTCCTCTATTTCAACCCCATCACTGAAGACCTCATAAAGCAGGCAGTAGGCAGTAGGCAGTAG